DNA from Desulforamulus hydrothermalis Lam5 = DSM 18033:
ACGATCTATAAGTTATGAAAGTTTCTACACGACAGATTCAAAAAATAAATACTCGTAAAAAAATCATTGAAACTGCTTACATAGTTTTCTCAGAAAAAGGTTTTTCTGTTCCGTCAAGCATTATCGCAAAAGAGGCAGGGGTCTCACACGGTTCAATATTTGCCCATTTTCCAACAATGAATGATCTACTAATTAGTTTGCTGTCAGACTTTGGAGATAAAATGGGTGCAAGCCTGCATGTACTTGCAAAAAAATGTGACAGTGTAGAGAATCTATTAAAAGAACATTTGAAGGTCTTGAAAGAATACGAAACAATTTATTCCAGATTAATTTCAGAAAAAAACAGATTACCTAATGAAGCAAAAAACACTTTTGCAATTATTCAATCTACTGTAGCCTTTCATTTCAGCAGTGTCATTGAACGCGAGATAGAAAAAGGAATGGTTAAAAAGCTCCCTGTACATATGCTGTTTAATATATGGCTAGGACTGGTTCACTATTATCTACTGAACAAAGATTTTTTCTCAGATTCTAATGAGTCAGTTATTAAAAGGTACGGTTCGGAATTACTATCTACATATTTAAATTTAATTAAAAACGAAAGGAAGGTATATGAATGAAAACATGTATTGCTTGTGGCATGCCTATGGAGGACATTTCGGACTTCGCGGCAAACGATCCGAGTAAGGATTATTGTGTACACTGTTCGCGTCCCGACGGAGAAATGCAGTCTTTTGAAGAAAAGGAAGAGAACCTAACAAAATTTAT
Protein-coding regions in this window:
- a CDS encoding TetR/AcrR family transcriptional regulator, with the protein product MKVSTRQIQKINTRKKIIETAYIVFSEKGFSVPSSIIAKEAGVSHGSIFAHFPTMNDLLISLLSDFGDKMGASLHVLAKKCDSVENLLKEHLKVLKEYETIYSRLISEKNRLPNEAKNTFAIIQSTVAFHFSSVIEREIEKGMVKKLPVHMLFNIWLGLVHYYLLNKDFFSDSNESVIKRYGSELLSTYLNLIKNERKVYE
- a CDS encoding zinc ribbon domain-containing protein; protein product: MKTCIACGMPMEDISDFAANDPSKDYCVHCSRPDGEMQSFEEKEENLTKFIVRTQGFDESVARKIAEDMMRKLPAWKKYFD